A section of the Leptotrichia buccalis C-1013-b genome encodes:
- a CDS encoding AEC family transporter, producing the protein MKELIFCLNATMPVFLLMLLGYVFRKIGVIDLEFADKMNRFVFLALLPVLLFKELSLSDFSAIWDLKYLLFCFFATFFSIMIMCVTSAFLRDKSIRGEFIQAGFRSSAALLAYAFVQNVYGEAKIVALMVIGAVPLYNLASVVILMLLRPKQGRLNRVVLKNTLKGVIKNPLILGILAGMIWALLKIPQPVIMKKSISTFSAAATPLGLLALGASFDVKEVFSKIRPVLVSSSFKLIILTAIFLPIAIKLGFRDEKLVAVLGMLGSPTTPTSFTMAKGMGHNGALTSGTVMVTTIVSIFTLTGWLYILKITGLM; encoded by the coding sequence ATGAAAGAATTAATATTTTGCTTGAATGCTACAATGCCTGTATTTTTGCTTATGTTACTTGGCTACGTCTTTAGAAAAATTGGAGTTATAGACTTGGAATTTGCAGATAAGATGAACAGGTTTGTGTTTTTGGCACTTTTGCCTGTGCTTTTGTTTAAGGAATTGTCATTGTCTGATTTTTCGGCAATTTGGGATTTAAAATACCTGCTGTTCTGCTTTTTTGCAACATTTTTTTCAATAATGATAATGTGTGTTACCTCAGCTTTCTTAAGGGACAAATCAATTCGTGGGGAATTTATTCAGGCGGGATTTAGAAGCAGTGCAGCTTTGCTTGCCTATGCGTTTGTTCAGAATGTGTATGGAGAAGCTAAAATTGTAGCACTTATGGTAATTGGAGCAGTTCCTTTGTACAATCTTGCTTCAGTTGTAATTTTAATGCTGCTTCGTCCAAAACAAGGAAGACTTAACAGAGTAGTTTTGAAAAATACGTTAAAAGGAGTTATAAAAAATCCTTTGATATTGGGAATTTTGGCTGGAATGATTTGGGCATTGCTAAAAATTCCACAGCCAGTAATTATGAAAAAATCAATTTCAACATTTTCTGCAGCGGCAACTCCTCTTGGATTGTTAGCACTTGGGGCGAGCTTTGATGTAAAGGAAGTTTTTTCAAAAATAAGACCTGTGTTAGTGTCGTCTTCATTCAAGCTGATAATTCTTACAGCGATATTTTTACCAATAGCTATAAAACTTGGATTTAGAGATGAAAAGCTGGTTGCAGTGCTGGGAATGCTTGGAAGTCCGACAACTCCGACTTCGTTTACAATGGCAAAAGGAATGGGACATAATGGGGCATTAACTTCTGGAACTGTTATGGTTACGACAATTGTTAGTATTTTTACATTGACGGGATGGCTGTATATATTGAAAATTACAGGATTAATGTAA
- the mnmA gene encoding tRNA 2-thiouridine(34) synthase MnmA, whose product MERRKKVVLGMSGGVDSSVAAILLKEQGYDVIGVFMKNWEEKDENGVCMAEEDYKDVIAVAEQLGIPYYSVNFVKEYWDKVFTYFLDEYKKGRTPNPDVMCNKEIKFRAFLDYAMKIGADYVATGHYARIIHEEKDGEMKSTMLRGIDDNKDQTYFLCQLNQEQLEKVLFPLGEYTKPKIREIAEKYNLATAKKKDSTGICFIGERDFNKFLSQYLPAKGGNIVNTQGKVLGHHNGLMYYTIGQRKGIGIGNTKEGTGEPWFVVDKDLEKNELIVTQGDNSVLYSKGLIATDFNFINEVQFPLECTVKFRYRQKDTKAVISKLNENEYEVIFNEPQKAVTLGQIVVAYDGEVCLGGGIIDKIVK is encoded by the coding sequence ATGGAAAGAAGAAAGAAAGTTGTGTTGGGAATGTCGGGCGGAGTAGATTCTTCTGTTGCGGCGATTTTGCTTAAAGAACAGGGGTATGATGTAATTGGTGTTTTTATGAAAAACTGGGAAGAAAAGGATGAAAATGGGGTTTGTATGGCGGAAGAAGATTATAAGGATGTGATTGCTGTGGCAGAGCAATTGGGGATACCTTATTATTCAGTTAACTTTGTAAAGGAGTATTGGGATAAGGTTTTTACATATTTTCTAGATGAATATAAAAAGGGAAGAACTCCCAATCCTGATGTGATGTGTAACAAAGAGATTAAATTTCGTGCATTTCTGGATTATGCGATGAAAATTGGAGCTGATTATGTGGCGACAGGGCATTATGCGAGAATTATTCACGAAGAAAAAGATGGAGAAATGAAATCGACTATGTTAAGAGGAATTGATGATAACAAAGATCAGACATATTTTCTTTGTCAATTAAATCAGGAGCAACTGGAAAAAGTACTGTTTCCATTGGGGGAATACACAAAGCCGAAAATTCGTGAAATAGCTGAAAAATATAATTTGGCAACGGCGAAGAAAAAAGACAGTACAGGAATCTGCTTTATTGGAGAACGTGACTTTAATAAATTTTTATCACAATACTTGCCTGCAAAAGGTGGAAATATTGTAAATACACAGGGAAAAGTGCTAGGACATCATAATGGACTTATGTATTACACAATTGGACAGAGAAAAGGAATCGGAATCGGAAATACGAAGGAAGGGACTGGAGAGCCTTGGTTTGTTGTGGATAAGGATTTGGAAAAAAATGAACTGATTGTAACGCAAGGCGATAATTCAGTGCTTTATTCAAAAGGTTTAATCGCAACAGACTTTAACTTTATAAATGAAGTGCAGTTTCCGCTGGAATGTACTGTAAAATTTAGATATAGGCAAAAAGACACGAAAGCTGTAATTAGTAAACTGAATGAAAATGAATATGAAGTGATTTTTAATGAGCCGCAAAAGGCTGTAACATTGGGGCAGATTGTGGTTGCTTATGATGGTGAGGTTTGTCTTGGTGGAGGAATTATTGATAAGATTGTAAAATAG
- a CDS encoding malolactic enzyme, translating into MKLGYEILNNPFLNKGTAFTKKEREEYGLLGLLPPYVQTIDEQAKQVYGQFLKKDKLIEKRHFLMEIFNTNRTLFYYLFSKHVVEFMPIVYDPVIAESIENYSELFVNPQNAAYLSVKEPENIETILKNAADNRKIRLIVVTDAEGILGIGDWGTNGVDISVGKLMVYTAAAGIDPATVLPVVIDAGTNRKELLENDLYLGNRFERVRGDKYYNFIEKFVKTAEKLFPNLYLHWEDFGRLNAANILNKYENEIATFNDDIQGTGIITLAGILGALKISGEKLTDQIYMCFGAGTAGAGIARRIFNEMVEQGLSEEEAKKRFYLVDRQGLLFEDTEGLTPEQIPFARKRSEFTNANELTTLEATVKSVKPTILVGTSTVPKAFTKEIVQEMAKHTARPIIFPLSNPTKLAEANAKDLIEWTDGKALVATGIPSDPIELNGITYEIGQANNALIYPGLGLGIIATKSRLVNDKIISAAAHSLGGIIDTTSPGAAVLPPVSKLTEFSETVALAVGQSVLDQKLNTEPISDLKEAIKNTKWIPEYKNF; encoded by the coding sequence ATGAAATTAGGCTATGAAATTTTGAACAATCCATTCCTTAACAAAGGTACAGCTTTTACAAAAAAGGAAAGAGAGGAATATGGACTATTAGGGCTTCTGCCTCCATATGTTCAGACTATAGATGAACAGGCAAAGCAGGTTTATGGGCAATTTCTAAAAAAAGACAAGTTAATTGAAAAAAGACATTTCTTAATGGAAATTTTTAATACAAATAGAACATTATTTTATTATTTATTTAGCAAACATGTAGTTGAATTTATGCCAATTGTTTACGATCCTGTAATTGCAGAAAGCATAGAAAATTACAGTGAATTATTTGTAAATCCTCAAAATGCGGCTTATTTGTCAGTAAAAGAACCAGAAAACATAGAAACTATTTTAAAAAATGCTGCTGACAATAGAAAAATCCGTTTGATTGTCGTTACTGATGCAGAAGGAATCCTTGGAATTGGTGACTGGGGAACTAACGGAGTTGACATTTCAGTTGGAAAACTGATGGTTTACACTGCTGCTGCTGGAATTGATCCCGCTACTGTCTTGCCAGTTGTAATTGATGCTGGAACAAATAGAAAAGAACTACTAGAAAACGACTTGTATCTAGGAAATAGATTTGAGAGAGTTCGAGGAGATAAATATTATAATTTTATAGAAAAATTTGTAAAAACAGCTGAAAAACTTTTCCCAAATTTATATCTTCACTGGGAAGACTTTGGAAGATTGAATGCGGCAAATATTTTAAATAAATATGAAAATGAAATCGCAACTTTTAACGACGATATACAAGGAACTGGAATTATCACTTTAGCTGGAATCTTAGGAGCATTAAAAATTTCAGGCGAAAAGCTTACTGACCAGATTTATATGTGTTTTGGAGCAGGAACTGCGGGAGCTGGAATTGCCAGAAGAATTTTCAATGAAATGGTAGAGCAGGGACTTTCTGAAGAAGAAGCAAAAAAACGATTTTATCTAGTTGACAGACAAGGCTTATTATTTGAAGACACAGAAGGACTAACTCCAGAACAAATTCCTTTTGCAAGAAAACGTAGCGAATTTACAAATGCAAATGAATTAACTACTTTGGAAGCCACTGTAAAATCCGTGAAACCAACTATACTTGTTGGAACTTCCACAGTGCCAAAGGCTTTTACAAAAGAAATAGTTCAGGAAATGGCAAAACACACTGCAAGACCAATAATTTTCCCACTTAGCAACCCAACAAAACTAGCAGAAGCCAATGCAAAAGATCTTATTGAATGGACAGACGGAAAAGCTCTCGTTGCAACAGGTATCCCATCAGATCCAATAGAACTCAATGGAATCACATACGAAATTGGGCAAGCAAACAATGCTTTAATCTATCCTGGGTTGGGACTTGGAATTATCGCAACAAAATCAAGGCTCGTAAACGACAAAATAATCTCAGCGGCCGCACATTCACTAGGTGGAATAATCGACACAACAAGTCCTGGAGCTGCCGTACTTCCTCCAGTATCAAAACTGACAGAATTTTCTGAAACTGTGGCACTGGCAGTTGGACAAAGCGTACTAGATCAAAAATTAAATACAGAACCCATAAGCGATTTAAAAGAAGCAATAAAAAATACAAAATGGATTCCTGAATACAAGAATTTTTAA
- a CDS encoding M15 family metallopeptidase, with translation MKKYIKKSIFIGIFSIIGIMGTGNKLYAEQNFRQWYADDKTEKIETELEDVYNNPSHATAVKYMVWVEVPVWNLKNGKKVSSKARIQVLNLLADEVKEIFTEIYNGPEKFPIKSVGGYNWRPNGIESLHSLGRAIDINPDENPQLSPDGVVLVGKKWEPYQNPYSITPEGDVVRAFTSRGWVWGANYTRPDYMHFDFPTRVEFEFINY, from the coding sequence TTGAAAAAATATATAAAGAAAAGTATATTTATAGGAATATTTTCCATTATAGGAATTATGGGAACTGGAAATAAACTTTATGCTGAACAAAATTTTCGACAATGGTATGCGGATGATAAGACTGAAAAAATTGAAACAGAATTAGAAGATGTTTATAATAATCCTTCTCATGCAACTGCTGTAAAGTATATGGTTTGGGTTGAAGTACCTGTATGGAATTTAAAAAATGGGAAAAAGGTTTCCAGTAAAGCAAGAATACAAGTATTGAATCTATTGGCAGATGAGGTTAAAGAAATATTCACAGAAATATATAATGGACCAGAAAAGTTCCCTATTAAATCAGTAGGAGGATATAATTGGCGTCCGAATGGAATCGAAAGCCTTCATAGCCTTGGGCGTGCAATAGATATAAATCCTGATGAAAATCCTCAATTGAGTCCTGATGGAGTAGTTTTGGTGGGGAAAAAATGGGAACCATATCAAAATCCTTACTCTATAACTCCTGAAGGTGATGTAGTAAGAGCATTTACAAGTAGAGGATGGGTTTGGGGAGCAAATTATACTAGACCTGATTATATGCATTTTGATTTCCCAACTAGAGTTGAATTTGAATTTATAAATTATTAA